In Promicromonospora sukumoe, the following proteins share a genomic window:
- the glmM gene encoding phosphoglucosamine mutase yields MGRLFGTDGVRGLANRDITAELALELGAAAARVLTAQGELLGPRPRAVVGRDTRASGEFLAGAVAAGLASAGVDVVMLNVLPTPALAYLVTELEADLGVMVSASHNPMPDNGIKFFARGGLKLDDAVEDAIQATLGDDWERPTGAGVGRIRTDGQAAAERYVRHLTDSVGTTPDHRPLEGLRIALDCANGAASEVGPEALRAAGADVVVMNASPDGRNINEKCGSTHPEQLQAVVVASEADFGVAFDGDADRCLAVDHTGKIVDGDQILGILATALQQEGRLPGDTLVVTVMSNLGLILAMRERGITTVQTAVGDRYVLEEMRANGYGLGGEQSGHIILADHATTGDGVLSALHLAARVKASGKRLADLAGEIERLPQTLVNVRGVDKSRAGTDEGVQAAVADATARLGDTGRVLLRQSGTEPLVRVMVEAPAQDEADKVAEDLAAVVRERLAL; encoded by the coding sequence ATGGGCAGGTTGTTCGGGACCGACGGAGTTCGGGGCCTCGCGAACAGGGACATCACCGCGGAGCTGGCGCTGGAGCTGGGCGCCGCGGCGGCCAGGGTCCTGACGGCGCAGGGTGAGCTGCTGGGCCCGCGTCCGCGGGCCGTCGTCGGACGGGACACCCGGGCGTCCGGCGAGTTCCTCGCCGGTGCGGTCGCGGCGGGCCTCGCGTCCGCGGGCGTGGACGTGGTGATGCTCAACGTGCTGCCCACGCCCGCGCTGGCCTACCTCGTGACGGAGCTGGAGGCCGACCTCGGCGTCATGGTCTCCGCCTCGCACAACCCGATGCCGGACAACGGCATCAAGTTCTTCGCGCGCGGCGGGCTCAAGCTCGACGACGCCGTCGAGGACGCCATCCAGGCGACCCTCGGCGACGACTGGGAGCGGCCCACGGGCGCCGGCGTCGGGCGGATCCGCACGGACGGCCAGGCGGCCGCCGAGCGCTACGTGCGGCACCTGACCGACAGCGTCGGCACCACGCCCGACCACCGGCCGCTGGAGGGCCTGCGCATCGCGCTGGACTGCGCCAACGGCGCGGCGAGCGAGGTCGGGCCGGAGGCGCTGCGTGCCGCGGGGGCCGACGTCGTCGTGATGAACGCCAGCCCCGACGGCCGGAACATCAACGAGAAGTGCGGCTCGACGCACCCGGAGCAGCTCCAGGCCGTCGTCGTGGCGTCCGAGGCCGACTTCGGCGTCGCGTTCGACGGCGACGCGGACCGCTGCCTCGCCGTCGACCACACCGGCAAGATCGTGGACGGCGACCAGATCCTCGGTATCCTCGCCACCGCGCTCCAGCAGGAGGGGCGCCTGCCGGGCGACACCCTCGTGGTCACGGTGATGAGCAACCTGGGCCTGATCCTCGCCATGCGCGAGCGCGGCATCACCACGGTGCAGACCGCCGTCGGCGACCGGTACGTGCTGGAGGAGATGCGCGCCAACGGCTACGGCCTGGGCGGCGAGCAGTCCGGGCACATCATCCTGGCCGACCACGCGACCACCGGCGACGGCGTGCTCTCCGCGCTGCACCTCGCCGCGCGGGTCAAGGCGTCGGGCAAGCGGCTGGCCGACCTCGCGGGCGAGATCGAGCGCCTGCCGCAGACGCTCGTCAACGTCCGCGGCGTGGACAAGTCGCGGGCCGGCACGGACGAGGGCGTGCAGGCCGCCGTGGCCGACGCGACCGCGCGGCTGGGCGACACCGGCCGGGTGCTGCTGCGCCAGTCCGGCACCGAGCCGCTGGTGCGCGTCATGGTCGAGGCGCCCGCCCAGGACGAGGCGGACAAGGTGGCCGAGGACCTCGCCGCCGTGGTGCGGGAGCGCCTCGCGCTCTAG
- a CDS encoding DedA family protein produces MLELITAVLSATEAWILAMAASPWIYPAMFAFATIDGFFPPLPSESVVITLTVSAHSTGTPWMWLVLIAAAAGAWVGDQIAYQIGKMIGTDRVPFLRSARGRRAVDWAERALTRRGASFILAARYVPIGRVAVNMTAGAVGYPRRRFMFIAAIAAVMWALYSAGIGLVAAQWLGHEPLLAIVIGVVLGVAMGFIVDKVVGWFSRRSLDDEDVTDADGEKVAVPAGATEMVREYVHRVDDADRSANER; encoded by the coding sequence GTGCTCGAACTCATCACCGCAGTCCTGAGCGCCACCGAGGCGTGGATCCTCGCGATGGCCGCCTCGCCGTGGATCTACCCGGCGATGTTCGCGTTCGCGACCATCGACGGTTTCTTCCCGCCGCTGCCGAGCGAGTCCGTGGTCATCACCCTGACGGTCTCGGCGCACAGCACCGGCACGCCCTGGATGTGGCTGGTCCTGATCGCCGCCGCGGCAGGGGCCTGGGTCGGCGACCAGATCGCCTACCAGATCGGCAAGATGATCGGCACCGACCGGGTGCCGTTCCTGCGCTCCGCACGCGGCCGCCGGGCGGTGGACTGGGCGGAGCGTGCCCTGACCCGGCGCGGCGCGTCGTTCATCCTCGCGGCGCGGTACGTACCGATCGGGCGCGTGGCCGTGAACATGACGGCGGGCGCCGTCGGCTACCCGCGGCGCCGGTTCATGTTCATCGCCGCCATCGCGGCCGTCATGTGGGCCCTGTACTCGGCGGGCATCGGCCTGGTCGCGGCGCAGTGGCTGGGGCACGAGCCGCTGCTGGCGATCGTCATCGGCGTGGTGCTGGGCGTCGCGATGGGCTTCATCGTGGACAAGGTGGTGGGCTGGTTCTCCCGCCGGAGCCTCGACGACGAGGACGTGACGGACGCCGACGGCGAGAAGGTCGCCGTCCCGGCCGGCGCCACCGAGATGGTTCGCGAGTACGTCCACCGGGTCGACGACGCCGACCGGTCCGCGAACGAGCGCTGA
- the coaA gene encoding type I pantothenate kinase, giving the protein MLQVVSQFPSTDLGEHLLALAPSSPYVDLDRAAWSRLSASTPLPLTDDDVERLRGLGDPIDLAEVDAIYRPLSRLLNLYVQATGGLHDATSTFLHEDPPRTPYVIGVAGSVAVGKSTTARVLREMLARWPETPRVELITTDGFLYPNAELERRGLMERKGFPESYDRRALIRFLSRIKAGQDEVRAPVYSHTIYDIVPGEEVVVRKPDVLVVEGLNVLQPARPSSVDESTVAVSDFFDFSIYVDARTRNIRQWYVERFLELRRTAFTKPDSYFKRYASLSDQEATEKALSIWESINAPNLERNILPTRGRATLVLTKGSDHAVQRVRLRKL; this is encoded by the coding sequence ATGCTGCAGGTGGTTTCACAGTTCCCGTCGACGGACCTCGGGGAGCACCTGCTCGCCCTTGCCCCGTCCTCGCCCTACGTGGATCTCGACCGGGCGGCCTGGAGCCGCCTCTCGGCATCCACCCCGCTGCCGCTGACCGACGACGACGTCGAGCGCCTGCGCGGACTCGGTGACCCGATCGACCTCGCCGAGGTCGACGCGATCTACCGCCCTCTGTCGCGACTGCTCAACCTCTACGTGCAGGCCACCGGCGGCCTGCACGACGCGACCTCGACCTTCCTGCACGAGGACCCGCCCCGCACCCCGTACGTCATCGGCGTCGCCGGCTCGGTGGCGGTCGGCAAGTCGACGACGGCGCGCGTCCTGCGCGAGATGCTCGCCCGCTGGCCCGAGACGCCGCGGGTCGAGCTCATCACGACCGACGGGTTCCTCTACCCGAACGCCGAGCTCGAACGGCGGGGCCTGATGGAGCGCAAGGGCTTCCCGGAGTCGTACGACCGGCGCGCCCTCATCCGCTTCCTGTCCCGGATCAAGGCGGGCCAGGACGAGGTCCGCGCGCCCGTGTACTCGCACACGATCTACGACATCGTGCCGGGCGAGGAGGTCGTGGTGCGCAAGCCCGACGTGCTCGTGGTCGAGGGCCTCAACGTGCTGCAGCCCGCCCGCCCGTCCTCCGTCGACGAGTCGACCGTCGCGGTGAGCGACTTCTTCGACTTCTCGATCTACGTCGACGCCCGCACCCGGAACATCCGGCAGTGGTACGTGGAACGCTTCCTGGAGCTGCGCCGCACCGCGTTCACCAAGCCGGACTCCTACTTCAAGCGGTACGCGTCGCTCTCCGACCAGGAGGCCACCGAGAAGGCGCTCTCGATCTGGGAGTCCATCAACGCGCCGAACCTGGAGCGGAACATCCTGCCCACGCGCGGACGGGCCACCCTCGTGCTCACCAAGGGGTCGGACCACGCGGTGCAGCGGGTCCGGCTGCGCAAGCTCTAG
- the glmS gene encoding glutamine--fructose-6-phosphate transaminase (isomerizing), with translation MCGIVGYTGTAATIADGIASGTASPSGTPLDVALEGLRRLEYRGYDSAGVALVAPGLDGIAWAKKSGKLANLIEVLDNDPLPQATAAIGHTRWATHGGPTDANAHPHLADGDRLAVIHNGIVENFAQLKAELLADGVVFRSETDTEVAAHLVAKAYRESGDLTAAMTAAAGRLEGTFTLLAVHADAPETVVGARHDSPLVVGLGEGENFLGSDVAAFIAHTKEALELGQDQVVTITPTSVDVTGFDGKPAEAKRYTVDWDAAAAEKGGFDSFMDKEIHDQPQAVADTLLGRTDAAGALVLDDLRIDESILRAVNKIIVIACGTAAYSGHVAKYAIEHWCRIPVEVELAHEFRYRDPIVDERTLVVAVTQSGETMDTLMAVRHAREQGAKVISIVNTHGSTIPRESDAVLYTHAGPEIAVASTKAFLAQITAAYVLGLYLAQLRGNKFPDEIGTLLDELRAMPRKIQTVIERGEYVRATARSMEQSDKVLFLGRHVGFPVALEGALKLKELAYIHAEGFAAGELKHGPIALIDEGQPVFVVVPSPRGRDSLHSKVVSNIQEIRARGARTLVIAEDGDDEVRKYADEIFWIPQAPTLLQPLLAVVPLQIFAMALATAKGLDVDQPRNLAKSVTVE, from the coding sequence ATGTGTGGGATCGTCGGTTACACGGGAACTGCTGCGACTATCGCGGACGGCATCGCCTCGGGCACCGCCTCGCCGTCGGGCACGCCCCTCGACGTGGCCCTGGAGGGGCTGCGCCGCCTTGAGTACCGTGGCTACGACTCGGCCGGCGTGGCGCTCGTCGCCCCCGGTCTGGACGGCATCGCCTGGGCCAAGAAGTCCGGCAAGCTCGCCAACCTCATCGAGGTCCTCGACAACGACCCGCTGCCGCAGGCGACCGCGGCGATCGGGCACACCCGCTGGGCCACGCACGGCGGGCCCACCGACGCGAACGCCCACCCGCACCTGGCCGACGGCGACCGCCTCGCCGTGATCCACAACGGCATCGTCGAGAACTTCGCGCAGCTCAAGGCCGAGCTCCTGGCCGACGGCGTCGTGTTCCGCTCCGAGACCGACACCGAGGTGGCCGCCCACCTCGTGGCCAAGGCGTACCGCGAGTCGGGCGACCTGACGGCCGCCATGACCGCCGCCGCCGGGCGCCTGGAGGGCACGTTCACGCTGCTGGCCGTGCACGCCGACGCCCCCGAGACCGTGGTCGGCGCCCGGCACGACTCCCCGCTCGTGGTGGGGCTCGGCGAGGGCGAGAACTTCCTGGGCTCCGACGTCGCCGCGTTCATCGCGCACACCAAGGAGGCCCTGGAGCTCGGTCAGGACCAGGTCGTGACCATCACGCCGACGTCGGTGGACGTGACCGGCTTCGACGGCAAGCCCGCCGAGGCCAAGCGCTACACCGTGGACTGGGACGCCGCCGCCGCCGAGAAGGGCGGCTTCGACTCCTTCATGGACAAGGAGATCCACGACCAGCCGCAGGCCGTCGCCGACACGCTGCTCGGCCGCACCGACGCCGCGGGCGCCCTCGTGCTGGACGACCTGCGCATCGACGAGTCGATCCTGCGCGCCGTGAACAAGATCATCGTCATCGCGTGCGGCACCGCCGCCTACTCCGGCCACGTGGCCAAGTACGCGATCGAGCACTGGTGCCGCATCCCCGTCGAGGTCGAGCTGGCGCACGAGTTCCGCTACCGCGACCCGATCGTCGACGAGCGCACCCTGGTGGTCGCCGTGACGCAGTCCGGCGAGACCATGGACACCCTGATGGCCGTGCGGCACGCGCGCGAGCAGGGCGCCAAGGTCATCTCGATCGTGAACACCCACGGCTCCACGATCCCGCGCGAGTCCGACGCCGTGCTGTACACGCACGCGGGCCCCGAGATCGCCGTCGCCTCCACGAAGGCGTTCCTGGCGCAGATCACCGCCGCCTACGTGCTGGGCCTGTACCTCGCCCAGCTGCGCGGCAACAAGTTCCCCGACGAGATCGGCACGCTGCTCGACGAGCTGCGGGCCATGCCGCGCAAGATCCAGACCGTCATCGAGCGCGGCGAGTACGTGCGCGCGACCGCCCGGTCCATGGAGCAGTCCGACAAGGTGCTGTTCCTGGGGCGCCACGTCGGCTTCCCCGTGGCCCTGGAGGGTGCGCTCAAGCTCAAGGAGCTCGCGTACATCCACGCCGAGGGCTTCGCCGCCGGCGAGCTCAAGCACGGGCCGATCGCCCTGATCGACGAGGGCCAGCCCGTGTTCGTCGTCGTGCCCTCGCCGCGCGGGCGCGACTCCCTGCACTCCAAGGTCGTCTCCAACATCCAGGAGATCCGGGCGCGCGGCGCCCGCACCCTCGTGATCGCCGAGGACGGCGACGACGAGGTGCGCAAGTACGCCGACGAGATCTTCTGGATCCCGCAGGCGCCCACCCTGCTCCAGCCGCTGCTGGCCGTGGTGCCGCTGCAGATCTTCGCGATGGCGCTCGCGACCGCGAAGGGCCTGGACGTGGACCAGCCGCGCAACCTCGCCAAGTCGGTCACGGTCGAGTAA
- a CDS encoding pyrophosphatase: MELKKLSDEVEIISRVYARVHGLERTDDWLVLKLQEEIGELTQAFLTMSGRSRDRGLSEDEIRDAFRGEVADALAQLLLVARRFDVDLTEELDRKWFRWRHLVRPEDTVGIRDADGPDAGGPDAGGPDAGGPA; the protein is encoded by the coding sequence GTGGAACTGAAGAAGCTCTCCGACGAGGTCGAGATCATCAGCCGGGTGTACGCGCGCGTGCACGGCCTGGAACGCACCGACGACTGGCTGGTGCTCAAGCTCCAGGAGGAGATCGGCGAGCTCACGCAGGCCTTCCTCACGATGTCGGGCCGCTCGCGGGACCGCGGGCTGTCCGAGGACGAGATCCGGGACGCGTTCCGCGGTGAGGTCGCGGACGCGCTCGCGCAGCTCCTGCTCGTGGCGCGGCGGTTCGACGTCGACCTGACCGAGGAGCTGGACCGCAAGTGGTTCCGCTGGCGGCACCTCGTGCGGCCGGAGGACACGGTAGGCATCCGCGATGCGGATGGGCCCGACGCCGGAGGGCCCGATGCTGGTGGTCCTGACGCCGGAGGGCCCGCTTAG
- a CDS encoding holo-ACP synthase — protein sequence MIIGTGIDVVDVDRFMETLDRTPRLREKLFTEAERELPAASLAARFAAKEAIAKSLGAPGNLRWHDVTVHRTVGGPPRIDASGTVAARAAELGVRTWHITISHDAGIASAMVIAEG from the coding sequence ATGATCATCGGTACGGGTATCGACGTGGTCGACGTGGACCGGTTCATGGAGACCCTCGACCGCACGCCCCGGCTGCGGGAGAAGCTGTTCACCGAGGCCGAGCGCGAGCTGCCGGCGGCGTCCCTCGCCGCGCGGTTCGCCGCGAAGGAGGCCATCGCCAAGTCCCTCGGCGCCCCCGGCAACCTGCGCTGGCACGACGTCACGGTGCACCGCACGGTCGGCGGGCCGCCGCGGATCGACGCGAGCGGCACCGTCGCCGCGCGCGCCGCCGAGCTCGGCGTGCGCACCTGGCACATCACCATCTCCCACGACGCGGGCATCGCGTCCGCCATGGTGATCGCCGAAGGCTGA
- a CDS encoding TIGR03560 family F420-dependent LLM class oxidoreductase, protein MRFGLFIPQGWRLDLVDVPPAEQWATMLSLVHRAENQAAGEAVPGGEFAWESAWVFDHFHTVPEPSTEATHEAWSLMAAFAAATQRIRLGQMCTCMAYREPTYLAKVASTIDTISGGRIEMGIGAGWYEHEWRAYGYGFPTAGERLRALDEGVQIMASMWRTGSSGTFEGKRYQVDGALCYPQPLQQLPVGDGGAEVPSIPLWIAGGGEKKTLRIAAQHAQYTNFDGTPDGFTHKSGVLEAHCKDVGRDFGEITRSSNYSVVIGENDAEVAERLDWIEAHLRKQVPAKADREMENWRKGHLVGTPEQIVERLQGMRSRGLEYAITYFQEAAYDTSGIELFEKQVIPELQ, encoded by the coding sequence ATGCGATTCGGACTCTTCATCCCCCAGGGCTGGCGCCTCGACCTGGTCGACGTCCCGCCCGCCGAGCAGTGGGCCACCATGCTGTCCCTCGTGCACCGCGCCGAGAACCAGGCGGCGGGCGAGGCCGTCCCGGGCGGCGAGTTCGCCTGGGAGTCCGCCTGGGTGTTCGACCACTTCCACACCGTCCCCGAGCCCTCGACCGAGGCCACGCACGAGGCCTGGTCCCTGATGGCCGCGTTCGCCGCGGCGACCCAGCGCATCCGCCTGGGCCAGATGTGCACCTGCATGGCCTACCGCGAGCCGACGTACCTGGCCAAGGTGGCCTCGACGATCGACACGATCTCGGGCGGCCGCATCGAGATGGGCATCGGCGCCGGCTGGTACGAGCACGAGTGGCGTGCCTACGGCTACGGCTTCCCGACGGCGGGCGAGCGGCTGCGTGCCCTCGACGAGGGCGTGCAGATCATGGCGAGCATGTGGCGCACCGGGTCCTCCGGCACGTTCGAGGGCAAGCGCTACCAGGTCGACGGCGCCCTCTGCTACCCGCAGCCCCTGCAGCAGCTCCCCGTGGGCGACGGCGGCGCCGAGGTGCCCTCGATCCCGCTGTGGATCGCGGGCGGCGGCGAGAAGAAGACGCTGCGCATCGCCGCGCAGCACGCCCAGTACACGAACTTCGACGGCACGCCCGACGGCTTCACGCACAAGTCGGGCGTGCTCGAGGCGCACTGCAAGGACGTGGGCCGGGACTTCGGCGAGATCACCCGGTCCTCGAACTACAGCGTGGTGATCGGCGAGAACGACGCCGAGGTCGCCGAGCGGCTGGACTGGATCGAGGCGCACCTGCGCAAGCAGGTCCCCGCGAAGGCCGACCGCGAGATGGAGAACTGGCGAAAGGGCCACCTGGTCGGCACGCCGGAGCAGATCGTCGAGCGGCTGCAGGGCATGCGGTCGCGCGGGCTGGAGTACGCAATCACGTACTTCCAGGAGGCGGCCTACGACACCAGCGGCATCGAGCTCTTCGAGAAGCAGGTCATCCCGGAACTCCAGTAG
- a CDS encoding NAD(P)H-hydrate epimerase, which produces MKDAWSSDEVRKAEEPLIAAGEPLMARAAYALAQAVLREVAARAAARPGGVRLHGGLGSDGLPGTARVRSGRTPGSRPGRPAARRGDVRGARVLLLVGPGNNGGDTLLAGAHLVRRGLDVTAVLASARAHEEGLAAFEAAGGHAVSLADVRVPPVVREALDSDVVLDGLVGVGARGALRPPAGGLVRALAEAQEAAGRRWPYTVAVDIPSGIGVDDGAVPGPVLRADRTVTFGALKAGLLLPPAAQLAGEVELVDIGFPADAGPDHWAGAAQRVTLGRHAMPGTDTGTGRVHRMEPADVAALWPAPTARDHKYTRGVVGVIAGTSTYPGAAVLATSGAVRTGAGMVRYLGPEDVGTRVLLARPEVVVAGGRVQAWVLGPGIPAFDPEEGPDDDGQARRVFGALAAVTGVLSEDVTGGKMPAVIDAGALTMLEHRLPAWAVLTPHAGELAELLQGLGHEVDRAAVEARPLHWARTAHQATGATVLLKGAITVVAGPGAAYTQADAPAWTATAGAGDVLAGILGTLLAGRSADVVADETLAPRLAAAAVLVHGRAAARASAGGPVAALEIAHAVPGVIAELLGG; this is translated from the coding sequence GTGAAAGACGCGTGGAGTTCCGACGAGGTACGCAAGGCCGAGGAGCCGCTGATCGCAGCCGGCGAGCCGCTCATGGCGAGAGCGGCGTACGCGCTCGCGCAGGCCGTGCTCCGGGAGGTCGCGGCCCGTGCCGCCGCCCGCCCGGGCGGCGTCCGCCTGCACGGCGGCCTCGGTTCCGACGGCCTCCCCGGCACGGCCCGCGTCCGGTCCGGCCGTACGCCGGGCAGCCGCCCCGGCCGCCCGGCCGCCCGCAGGGGCGACGTCCGCGGCGCACGCGTCCTGCTCCTCGTCGGCCCCGGCAACAACGGCGGCGACACCCTCCTCGCCGGCGCGCACCTCGTCCGCCGCGGCCTGGACGTCACGGCCGTCCTCGCCTCCGCGCGCGCCCACGAGGAGGGCCTCGCGGCCTTCGAGGCGGCCGGCGGGCACGCCGTGTCGCTCGCCGACGTCCGGGTCCCGCCCGTGGTCCGGGAGGCGCTCGACTCCGACGTCGTGCTGGACGGCCTGGTCGGCGTCGGCGCCCGCGGCGCCCTGCGCCCGCCAGCCGGCGGCCTGGTGCGCGCCCTCGCGGAGGCCCAGGAGGCGGCCGGACGGCGGTGGCCGTACACGGTCGCCGTCGACATCCCGAGCGGCATCGGGGTGGACGACGGCGCGGTGCCCGGCCCCGTGCTGCGCGCGGACCGCACGGTCACCTTCGGCGCGCTCAAGGCCGGCCTGCTGCTGCCCCCGGCCGCGCAGCTCGCCGGCGAGGTCGAGCTCGTCGACATCGGCTTCCCCGCCGACGCCGGGCCCGACCACTGGGCCGGCGCGGCCCAGCGCGTGACCCTCGGCCGCCACGCGATGCCCGGCACCGACACGGGGACGGGCCGCGTGCACCGGATGGAGCCGGCCGACGTGGCCGCCCTGTGGCCCGCCCCCACCGCCCGCGACCACAAGTACACGCGCGGCGTGGTCGGAGTCATCGCCGGGACGAGCACCTACCCGGGCGCGGCCGTCCTGGCGACGTCGGGAGCGGTACGTACCGGTGCCGGCATGGTGCGCTACCTCGGCCCCGAGGACGTCGGCACCCGCGTGCTGCTGGCCCGGCCCGAGGTGGTCGTCGCCGGCGGCCGCGTGCAGGCCTGGGTCCTCGGGCCCGGCATCCCGGCCTTCGACCCGGAGGAGGGCCCGGACGACGACGGCCAGGCGCGCCGGGTCTTCGGGGCGCTCGCGGCCGTCACCGGCGTGCTATCCGAGGACGTGACCGGCGGCAAGATGCCCGCCGTGATCGACGCGGGCGCCCTGACGATGCTGGAGCACCGGCTCCCGGCGTGGGCGGTCCTGACCCCGCACGCCGGCGAGCTCGCGGAGCTGCTGCAGGGGCTCGGCCACGAGGTGGACCGGGCGGCGGTCGAGGCGCGGCCCCTGCACTGGGCTCGGACGGCGCACCAGGCCACCGGCGCGACGGTGCTGCTCAAGGGCGCCATCACCGTGGTGGCCGGGCCCGGGGCCGCGTACACGCAGGCGGACGCCCCGGCCTGGACGGCGACCGCCGGGGCGGGCGACGTGCTCGCCGGCATCCTGGGGACGCTGCTGGCGGGCCGCTCCGCCGACGTCGTCGCCGACGAGACCCTCGCACCGCGCCTCGCCGCGGCCGCCGTGCTGGTGCACGGCCGGGCCGCCGCGCGCGCGTCGGCCGGCGGCCCGGTGGCTGCGCTGGAGATCGCGCACGCCGTGCCCGGGGTGATCGCCGAGCTGCTGGGCGGCTAG
- a CDS encoding hemerythrin domain-containing protein, producing the protein MSQRVVAWGQELREVHRRLRDALGLARSAVEDGGSGPAAARDLQLYCVGFCAALTGHHRAEDATLFDVVLAAEPDLAPVVAELKRDHSMLDHLLGALQRAALSGADRDELLRHLDGIEAVMETHFRYEEKKIVALLDEADRPGADRQELLGPLA; encoded by the coding sequence ATGAGTCAACGCGTCGTCGCCTGGGGGCAGGAGCTCCGTGAGGTCCACCGGCGGCTGCGCGACGCCCTCGGCCTCGCGCGGTCCGCCGTCGAGGACGGCGGGTCCGGCCCGGCGGCGGCGCGCGACCTCCAGCTCTACTGCGTCGGCTTCTGCGCGGCGCTGACCGGGCACCACCGGGCCGAGGACGCGACGCTGTTCGACGTCGTGCTGGCGGCCGAGCCGGACCTCGCGCCCGTCGTCGCCGAGCTGAAGCGCGACCACTCCATGCTGGACCACCTCCTGGGCGCACTGCAGCGCGCCGCGCTCTCGGGCGCGGACCGGGACGAGCTGCTGCGGCACCTCGACGGCATCGAGGCCGTCATGGAGACGCACTTCCGGTACGAGGAGAAGAAGATCGTGGCGCTGCTCGACGAGGCGGACCGCCCGGGGGCCGACCGGCAGGAATTGCTCGGCCCCCTGGCGTGA